In Leptodesmis sichuanensis A121, the following are encoded in one genomic region:
- a CDS encoding ISNCY family transposase, whose protein sequence is MESLPLSFAVLLSYLRQVVEQIADPRQPSNGTRYKLSDGILGAFSVFFMQCESFLEHQRQMQSQRGKDNAQSLFGIAQIPSSAQIRNLLDEVAAVGLFAVFFQVYAALMRGGYFKSYQQWNGDLLVALDGTEYFKSQKIHCQYCSSRTHKNGKVTYVHQAILPAIVAPDQPQVIALVPEFVTPQDGHEKQDCEVAAAKRWISTHAARFGTQGITLLGDDLYSHQPLCEHCLQHQLSFIFTCLPQSHPALYDWLGYLDANGEVKTLEQAQWNKRTKEIYRYRYVNQIPLRDTQPALQVNWCELTVVRESDGKVLYTNAWVTDHDLTPATVPHVVSAGRSRWKTENENHNVLKTKGYHLEHNFGHGQHHLAATLLTLNLLAFLFHTVLHLVDLSYQQIRHKRGTRRGFFQDILALTKYLWFESWQHLLNFMLSDSPPAQTADSS, encoded by the coding sequence ATGGAGAGTCTGCCCCTGAGTTTTGCTGTGTTGCTGAGCTATCTACGTCAAGTCGTGGAACAGATTGCTGACCCGCGACAGCCGAGCAATGGAACGCGCTACAAGCTGAGCGATGGGATTTTGGGGGCGTTTTCGGTGTTCTTCATGCAATGTGAATCGTTTCTAGAGCATCAGCGGCAGATGCAAAGTCAGCGGGGCAAAGACAACGCCCAAAGTTTGTTTGGGATTGCCCAGATTCCGAGTTCAGCGCAAATCCGCAATTTGTTGGATGAAGTGGCAGCGGTGGGATTGTTTGCCGTGTTTTTCCAGGTTTATGCCGCTTTGATGCGAGGGGGATATTTCAAATCCTATCAGCAATGGAATGGAGATTTGTTGGTGGCATTGGATGGCACGGAGTACTTCAAGTCGCAGAAGATTCACTGTCAGTACTGTTCGAGTCGAACCCACAAGAATGGCAAGGTCACTTACGTTCATCAGGCGATTTTGCCAGCGATTGTCGCGCCTGATCAACCGCAGGTGATTGCGTTAGTCCCAGAGTTTGTCACCCCGCAAGATGGGCATGAGAAGCAAGACTGTGAAGTGGCAGCCGCCAAACGGTGGATCAGCACTCATGCGGCTCGGTTTGGAACTCAAGGGATAACCCTGCTTGGAGATGACCTCTATAGCCATCAACCCCTGTGCGAACACTGCTTACAGCATCAACTCAGCTTTATTTTTACGTGTCTGCCACAGTCGCACCCTGCCCTCTACGACTGGCTGGGCTATTTGGATGCCAACGGCGAAGTCAAAACCTTAGAACAAGCGCAGTGGAACAAACGCACGAAAGAAATTTATCGCTACCGCTATGTCAATCAAATTCCGCTGCGCGACACCCAACCTGCTTTGCAAGTCAACTGGTGTGAACTCACAGTGGTGCGCGAATCAGACGGCAAAGTCCTCTACACCAATGCCTGGGTGACTGACCACGACCTGACTCCCGCAACGGTGCCCCACGTGGTCAGCGCTGGCAGAAGTCGGTGGAAGACTGAGAACGAAAATCATAACGTCCTCAAGACCAAGGGCTATCATCTCGAACATAACTTTGGCCATGGTCAACACCATCTAGCTGCTACTCTGCTCACCCTCAATCTCTTGGCATTCCTCTTTCATACCGTCTTGCATCTCGTTGACCTCTCCTATCAGCAGATTCGCCACAAGCGAGGGACGCGCAGGGGCTTTTTCCAAGATATTTTGGCGCTCACCAAATACCTCTGGTTTGAAAGTTGGCAGCATCTCCTCAATTTCATGCTCTCTGATTCCCCGCCTGCTCAAACTGCTGATTCCTCTTAG
- a CDS encoding IS110 family RNA-guided transposase — MNQSTALPTAESSLYAAYIGVDWADRKHDICLYDSTTQQIESCIISAQPEAIAAWVEGLRKRFPQGKIAICTEQKRGSLIYALCKYEFLVLYPVNTLLVANYRQAFAPSRAKSDPTDAQILVELLLKHWDKLKAWQPGSATLRSLQQLVENRRMLVAEKVRLTNRITAALKGYFPQVLEWFEDKDTQVFCEFLTCYPSLKAAQAASKEELEKFFKSHHVVQAKTIEHRLEQIQQGVALTEDAGIVEPLQLLVAALIAQLQVLLPSITTFDTKIEKLFESHPDAELFAALPGAGPHLAPRLLVAFGEERDRYQTAQDLLRYAGIAPVKESSGQKSWVHWRWSCPRFLRQTFVEWALQTRKYSFWAEAFYQMQRQKGKTHQAAIRALAFKWIRIVFRCWQDRQPYDEVKYLMALKRKGSPLVQNLALLAEAE; from the coding sequence ATGAACCAGTCTACCGCCTTGCCAACTGCTGAATCATCCCTTTACGCTGCCTACATTGGCGTTGATTGGGCTGACCGCAAACATGATATCTGCTTGTATGATTCAACCACTCAACAAATTGAATCTTGCATCATTAGTGCTCAACCAGAAGCGATCGCTGCTTGGGTAGAAGGATTAAGAAAACGATTTCCGCAAGGAAAGATTGCCATCTGTACAGAGCAAAAACGAGGATCATTGATCTATGCTCTGTGCAAGTACGAGTTCTTGGTGCTTTACCCAGTCAACACCCTCCTTGTTGCGAACTATCGCCAAGCGTTCGCGCCCTCTCGGGCTAAATCAGACCCCACCGATGCTCAAATTCTGGTTGAACTGTTGCTCAAGCACTGGGATAAGCTGAAAGCTTGGCAACCGGGCAGTGCCACACTGCGTTCCCTGCAGCAGTTAGTGGAGAATCGACGGATGCTCGTGGCAGAGAAGGTGCGCCTGACCAATCGGATCACGGCTGCGCTTAAAGGCTATTTCCCTCAAGTACTGGAATGGTTTGAGGATAAGGATACCCAGGTGTTCTGTGAGTTCCTCACTTGCTATCCCAGTCTCAAAGCTGCCCAAGCTGCCTCTAAAGAAGAGTTAGAGAAGTTTTTCAAGTCGCATCACGTTGTGCAGGCAAAGACCATTGAACATAGGCTTGAGCAAATTCAACAGGGAGTTGCTTTGACAGAGGATGCAGGTATTGTAGAACCGCTGCAACTCTTAGTTGCAGCCTTAATCGCCCAATTGCAGGTGCTCTTACCCAGTATTACAACCTTCGATACCAAGATAGAGAAGCTGTTTGAATCCCATCCCGATGCTGAGTTATTTGCCGCACTACCAGGAGCCGGACCCCATTTAGCACCCAGACTTCTCGTGGCCTTTGGGGAAGAACGAGATCGCTACCAAACTGCCCAAGACCTGTTGCGCTATGCCGGAATTGCTCCGGTGAAGGAGAGCAGTGGACAGAAGTCGTGGGTACATTGGCGCTGGAGTTGTCCCAGGTTTCTCCGACAGACCTTTGTGGAATGGGCCTTACAAACTCGCAAATACTCATTCTGGGCAGAAGCGTTTTATCAGATGCAACGACAGAAGGGGAAAACGCACCAGGCTGCGATTCGGGCTTTGGCATTCAAGTGGATTCGAATTGTTTTCCGCTGCTGGCAGGATAGACAGCCCTATGATGAAGTGAAATATCTGATGGCTTTGAAGCGCAAAGGTTCACCCCTCGTACAAAATTTGGCACTCTTGGCAGAAGCCGAATAA
- a CDS encoding phasin family protein, producing MGLGDLVQKAVYLGVGLASLASEKATEKLAELRVQVQKLADEMVERGEMTTEEARRFVDDMINKAQESGPAEPSASQPAEPRRIEILEEDEPVQSTQAQTPGNDVEEMRRRVMELQEELRRLKNN from the coding sequence ATGGGTTTGGGCGATTTGGTGCAAAAGGCCGTGTATCTAGGCGTTGGATTGGCTTCTTTGGCCAGTGAAAAGGCGACCGAAAAGCTGGCAGAGTTACGCGTTCAGGTACAAAAGCTAGCCGATGAAATGGTGGAGCGGGGGGAAATGACCACTGAGGAGGCCCGTCGCTTTGTTGATGACATGATTAACAAAGCGCAGGAAAGTGGCCCTGCCGAACCTTCTGCGTCACAGCCTGCCGAACCCAGACGGATTGAAATTTTGGAAGAAGACGAGCCTGTACAGTCTACTCAGGCCCAGACTCCAGGAAATGATGTGGAAGAAATGCGGCGACGAGTGATGGAATTACAGGAAGAACTGAGGCGGCTCAAAAATAATTAA
- the thiD gene encoding bifunctional hydroxymethylpyrimidine kinase/phosphomethylpyrimidine kinase, which yields MPNSLMPTIPVALTIAGSDSGGGAGIQADLRTFAFHKVHGTSALTCITAQNTVGVNRVDALPPEAVAAQMEAVATDIGVQAAKTGMLLNQAIIATVAQQVEVLGLSNLVVDPVMVSRTGAQLIDDAAIATLRTALIPKATILTPNRYEAQILTGMEIQTLEEMQMAAQQIHQQGAKAVLVKGGGMAGNLRGVDVWFDGQQLEILQTATVDTLNTHGTGCTLSAAIAANLALGYPPLAATRAAKAYVTTALRYALAIGKGQGPVGHFFPLLKGE from the coding sequence ATGCCTAACTCCTTAATGCCAACTATTCCCGTAGCCCTTACCATTGCTGGATCGGATAGCGGCGGTGGGGCAGGGATTCAAGCTGACCTCCGCACGTTTGCCTTTCATAAAGTACATGGCACCAGTGCGCTGACTTGCATTACGGCCCAAAACACGGTGGGAGTAAATCGGGTAGATGCTTTACCACCGGAAGCGGTAGCGGCTCAGATGGAAGCAGTAGCGACTGATATTGGCGTGCAGGCGGCAAAGACCGGAATGTTGCTGAATCAAGCAATTATTGCCACCGTGGCCCAACAGGTGGAAGTCCTGGGATTGTCCAATCTGGTGGTTGATCCGGTGATGGTTTCTCGTACCGGAGCGCAACTGATTGATGATGCTGCGATCGCCACCCTGCGGACTGCCCTCATCCCCAAAGCCACCATTCTTACGCCCAACCGCTATGAAGCTCAAATTCTGACGGGAATGGAAATTCAGACCCTGGAAGAGATGCAGATGGCTGCCCAGCAAATTCATCAGCAGGGAGCGAAAGCCGTCTTAGTGAAAGGCGGCGGGATGGCAGGCAACTTACGCGGCGTGGATGTCTGGTTTGATGGCCAGCAGCTAGAAATCCTCCAAACCGCAACTGTGGATACTCTAAACACGCATGGCACAGGTTGCACCCTATCTGCGGCGATCGCGGCCAATCTGGCTCTCGGCTATCCTCCCCTTGCAGCCACCCGTGCAGCTAAAGCATACGTGACAACGGCCCTCCGCTATGCCCTCGCGATCGGCAAAGGCCAGGGACCAGTAGGACACTTCTTTCCGTTGCTGAAAGGAGAATAG
- a CDS encoding MBL fold metallo-hydrolase, with protein MKLTWIDLNSWIFQLAGKTVLVDPWLVDPMVFYGQPWLFTAAHSTPPAFTPETLPPIDLILLSQGLDDHCHVPTLEKLDRSLSVVASPTAAKVVKKLGYQQITTLTAWEETTIAPNLQITAIPGAEIQPGQTENGYLLKDLQTGKTLYYEPHQFPFKAAERIGKVDVAIAPVIGQSFPLLGQVVMGPQQTLQMLQALHPQFFLPTTRGEIRATGLLPMLTQSIGSVAEFRDRLIASGLPTQLLVPNPGSSYEL; from the coding sequence ATGAAGCTGACCTGGATTGATCTGAATAGCTGGATCTTTCAACTGGCTGGAAAAACCGTGCTGGTCGATCCCTGGTTGGTTGATCCAATGGTGTTTTATGGTCAGCCCTGGTTATTTACCGCTGCTCATAGTACTCCTCCAGCGTTTACACCGGAAACCTTACCCCCCATTGATTTAATCTTGCTCTCTCAGGGATTGGATGATCACTGCCATGTGCCAACCCTGGAAAAGCTGGATCGATCGCTGTCGGTAGTGGCTTCTCCAACGGCGGCTAAAGTCGTCAAAAAACTAGGCTATCAACAGATTACGACTCTAACGGCCTGGGAAGAAACCACGATCGCGCCCAATCTGCAAATTACAGCCATCCCAGGGGCAGAAATCCAACCCGGACAGACGGAGAATGGCTATTTATTGAAAGATCTGCAGACAGGCAAAACCCTTTACTACGAACCGCATCAGTTTCCCTTTAAGGCCGCTGAACGAATCGGCAAAGTGGATGTGGCGATCGCTCCCGTGATTGGCCAGAGCTTTCCCCTATTGGGACAGGTCGTAATGGGGCCACAGCAAACCCTGCAAATGCTGCAAGCACTTCATCCCCAATTTTTCCTGCCCACCACACGGGGAGAGATTCGTGCCACTGGCCTCTTACCCATGCTGACCCAGAGTATTGGCAGTGTGGCAGAATTTCGCGATCGCCTGATCGCCTCTGGCCTCCCCACCCAACTGCTGGTTCCCAATCCTGGAAGTAGTTATGAGTTGTGA